Below is a window of Thermococcus sp. DNA.
GTGGGCGACGTCAATGGTGATACCCCTCTCGCGCTCCTCCTTGAGCCTGTCCATGACCCAAGCGAACTTGAAGGACTTACCCTTCTCACCCATCTCCTCGAACTTCTTGATGATGTTCTCCGGAATGTTGGCGGTATCGAAGAGCAGTCTTCCGATGGTTGTACTCTTTCCGTGGTCGACGTGGCCGATAAACACTATATTAACGTGTGGCTTCTCCTTTGCCATTTTCAAACACCTCCAAATTTTGGTCTAGTCCGATTGACTAGGACGGCTTTTTAAATTTTTCGAACCTCAGCCCCCTCGAGCGGGAAACCCGCCGTTTACGAGGGGACCTCATGAGTTCCGACCCTAACTTGAGGGGGGAGTTTAAAAAGTTAACTAATCGCCTTTGAACGCGGATTTGTTAAAATTTGGACTTCTCTTTTCTGAGTGAAAGGATTAGGCCGAGAACGAACCAAAATTCTAGAATTGAGAAAGGGAAAGGAATTGGAAACTCACTGCTGTGGGCAGACGTCCTTCTCGGTCGGCGGATTCGGGTCGAGGCCCTTCCTCTGGCGTATCTGCCTGATAATCTGCTGGGCCAGCTCGTTCGGAACGCGCTTGAAGCCCGCATGTTCAGTGCTCCAGAGGGCCCTTCCGCTGGTTGCACCACGTATCGCTCCCGCGAATCCGAACATCTCTGCAACTGGAGCCTCGGCGATGATAATCATGACTTCTCCTTCCTGCCTCATATCGATGAGCTGACCGCGCCTCTGGTTGATTTCCCTGCTGACGGCACCCATGTACTCATAGGGCACGTTGATGATAACCTTCTGGTAGGGCTCGTAGAGGACCGGACCGGCCTTCATCATGGCACAGTGGATGGCAGTCCTTATGGCCGGGTATATCTGAGCCGGACCGCGGTGGACGTTGTCCTCGTGTATCTTGGCATCGTGGAGCCTGACTATGACCTTCATGACTGGCTCTTTAGCGAGCGGTCCCTCGTCCATGGCCATGTGGAAACCGTCAACGAGTAAGTCCATGACCTCGTTGAGGTACTGGATACCCTTGGTGTTGTCGAAGAACATGTTACCGTTGTAAACGTCAACGATGCCCTTGGCCATCTCGTAGTCCATGCCAAGTTCAGCTAGCTTCTTTGCTACTTCCTTCGGGTTCTTGGGTCTACCCTCCGGGATGATACCCTCCTTGATGGCCTCGTAAATCTCGTCGGGCATTGGCTCGACGGTTATGTAGAACCTGTTGTGCTTGTTCGGGCTCTTTCCTTCGACGATTGGGCTCTTCTTGGTGACGCTCTCGCGGTAGACGACTATCGGCGGTGAAACGTCAACGTCAATCTTCCAGTCTTCCTTGAGCTTGACGAGCTTGACCTCGAGGTGGAGCTCACCCATACCACTGAGGAGGTGCTGGCCGGTTTCCTCGTCAATCTTGACGTGGAGCGTTGGATCTTCCTTGGCGAGCTGTCTCAAAGCCTCGATGAGCCTCGGCAAATCTTTGACGTTCTTGGCCTCAATGGCGACGGTAACCACCGGCTCGCTGACGTAGTGGAGGGCCTCAAACGGCTCAATAGGTTCTTCCGCAACGGTCTCACCGGCCATGGCGTCGCGCAGACCGGTAACCGCTACAATGTTTCCGGCCGGAACTGCTTCCATGTTAATCCTCTCGGGACCCATGTAGATACCGACCTGCTGGATTCTAGCTTTTCTCTTGCTGTTGATGAGATAAACCTCTTTACCGCTCTTGACGGTTCCGCTCCAGACACGGCCGGTGGCGACCTCACCGGCGTGCTTGTCGATGATTATCTTGGTCACGACCATGACCATCTTGCCCTTCGGGTCACACTTGAGCATAGCCTGGCCGACCTCGCTATTGATATCTCCCCTCCAGAGGTGTGGAATCCTGTACTTCTGGGCCTCAAGCGGATTCGGAAGGTGCCTAACGACCATATCGAGAACCACGACGTGGAGCGGAGCCTTCTGCCTGAGTGTTTTGAGATCACCGGCGTTGGTTAGCTCGACGATGTCCTTGAAGGTAACGCCTGTCTTCTTCATGAAGGGAACGCTGAGGGCCCAGTTGTAGTAGGCACTTCCAAAGGCGACGCTACCGTCCTCAACTTTGACCAGCCACTGGTTCTTGAACTCCTCCGGGGCGTAGCGCTTGATGAGTCTGTTGACGTCGGTGATTATCTTGGCGAAGCGGTTGAGTATCTCGTTCGGGCCGAGCTTGAGCTCCTTTATGAGACGGTCAACCTTGTTGATGAAGAGAACAGGCTTGACGTATTCTCTGAGGGCCTGCCTGAGAACGGTCTCGGTCTGGGGCATGACACCTTCAACTGCATCAACCACGATGATGGCACCGTCTATTGCCCTCATAGCTCTCGTAACGTCACCACCAAAGTCAACGTGACCCGGAGTATCAATCAGGTTGATAAGATAGTCCTGTCCCTCGTAGTTGTGAACCATTGAAACGTTGGCCGCGTTGATTGTAATACCCCTCGCCTGCTCCTGCTCGTCGAAATCTAAAACGAGCTGTTTTCCGGCAAGTTCTTCGCTAATCATTCCCGCTCCAGCGAGCAGGTTGTCGCTGAGTGTTGTTTTACCGTGGTCAATATGAGCGGCGATACCCATGTTCCTGATTCTCTCAGGTTGGGTCATCAGTTCTTTAATCTTCGCAATCATCTCTTCCCTTCTTCCCATAACACACCACCTTTGGATGAGCTTGTCGGCTTAACTTAAAAGGCCCGGTTATAAAGCTTTTCCCAGGTGAGAATAGAGGCAAGCTCCATGTTCTTTAAACTACTTAAGGGTTTTTGATACAAACTCCCTGACCTTTTCCCCAATGTCCTCCCTCGCGTAAATTCCCCACCGCCAGTGGCTTTCCTTAGCCTCGACGAGGGCCTTCACAACCGGCGAGACCTCACTGAGACGCTTGATTTCCCCGTTGCATTCGACGAAGGCGTTACGTTCCTCGAACTTGGGCATCTTGGGGTAGTCCAGCAAGGCGAGGTGGTCAAACTCTTCCTCAAGTTCTTTCCTCAGTTCCTCAACGAGCTCCGGCTCAAGCCTTTCACTGCTCCAGAGGACGCGTTTGTAGAGCTTCCGCTCATTTATCGCCCCTATCAGCTCTCTAACTTCCCGCCTGTCGCTCGCCCTGAGCCTTGCAACGAGGTCAATCTCGTCCATCTGTCGTATTTCCCTCTCGGCAATTCCTTCGAGTTCAACGGCCTTGCAGAGCATCGCGCCGGCTATCCTTGCGGTATGGTGCTGGTAAACCGTTGGGTACATCATGCTCCTCGATATCAGGAGGTTCTGGCCGGCCATTATGCCCTTCTCGCCGAGAACCAGTCTTTCTCCGTCCCACCTGAGATTCCTGATGAGCCTCTCAAGGTCAACGAGGCCGTAGGCAACGCCGGTGTAGTATGCGTCCCTCACAAGGTAGTCCATTCTGTCCGCGTCTATATCACCACTCACGAGCGGATGCTTAAGGAAACCAAGGAACTCCCCAATAGAAAACCGCTCCCTCAGAACGTCTCCGACTTCGCCGTGTTTTATGAGCCAGCGCGTGTTCTCCTCGTGCCTCGGGTAGAGACATTCGAGGGTGTGGGAGAAGGGATAGTGTCCAAGGTCGTGGAGAAGGGCCGAGTAAACGACTCCCTCCCCTATTTCTGAGTTCCTAGCCCGTATCAGTCTAGCTATGTGGAAGGTCCCCAAGGAGTGTTCAAAGCGCGTGTGTCTGGCGGAGGGATAGACGAGGAAAGCCAGACCGAGCTGGGTAATCCTCCTGAGCCTCTGGAACTCCGGCGTGTCAACCAGTCTAACGGCAAAGTCATCAAGCTCGATTCCGCC
It encodes the following:
- a CDS encoding elongation factor EF-2, with product MGRREEMIAKIKELMTQPERIRNMGIAAHIDHGKTTLSDNLLAGAGMISEELAGKQLVLDFDEQEQARGITINAANVSMVHNYEGQDYLINLIDTPGHVDFGGDVTRAMRAIDGAIIVVDAVEGVMPQTETVLRQALREYVKPVLFINKVDRLIKELKLGPNEILNRFAKIITDVNRLIKRYAPEEFKNQWLVKVEDGSVAFGSAYYNWALSVPFMKKTGVTFKDIVELTNAGDLKTLRQKAPLHVVVLDMVVRHLPNPLEAQKYRIPHLWRGDINSEVGQAMLKCDPKGKMVMVVTKIIIDKHAGEVATGRVWSGTVKSGKEVYLINSKRKARIQQVGIYMGPERINMEAVPAGNIVAVTGLRDAMAGETVAEEPIEPFEALHYVSEPVVTVAIEAKNVKDLPRLIEALRQLAKEDPTLHVKIDEETGQHLLSGMGELHLEVKLVKLKEDWKIDVDVSPPIVVYRESVTKKSPIVEGKSPNKHNRFYITVEPMPDEIYEAIKEGIIPEGRPKNPKEVAKKLAELGMDYEMAKGIVDVYNGNMFFDNTKGIQYLNEVMDLLVDGFHMAMDEGPLAKEPVMKVIVRLHDAKIHEDNVHRGPAQIYPAIRTAIHCAMMKAGPVLYEPYQKVIINVPYEYMGAVSREINQRRGQLIDMRQEGEVMIIIAEAPVAEMFGFAGAIRGATSGRALWSTEHAGFKRVPNELAQQIIRQIRQRKGLDPNPPTEKDVCPQQ
- a CDS encoding HD domain-containing protein gives rise to the protein MKLVHDPIHGGIELDDFAVRLVDTPEFQRLRRITQLGLAFLVYPSARHTRFEHSLGTFHIARLIRARNSEIGEGVVYSALLHDLGHYPFSHTLECLYPRHEENTRWLIKHGEVGDVLRERFSIGEFLGFLKHPLVSGDIDADRMDYLVRDAYYTGVAYGLVDLERLIRNLRWDGERLVLGEKGIMAGQNLLISRSMMYPTVYQHHTARIAGAMLCKAVELEGIAEREIRQMDEIDLVARLRASDRREVRELIGAINERKLYKRVLWSSERLEPELVEELRKELEEEFDHLALLDYPKMPKFEERNAFVECNGEIKRLSEVSPVVKALVEAKESHWRWGIYAREDIGEKVREFVSKTLK